In Panicum virgatum strain AP13 chromosome 5K, P.virgatum_v5, whole genome shotgun sequence, the genomic window ATAGTGATCTACAATAAGGTTGCTTTGGATGCCATTTTATGAGATTGTTCCAAAATGGATTGTtgtgttgttgccttgttggtCAAAATTTAGGAGTTAACTTCCATTTATGCTTGCTTGAACCTCATCATTTCACAGCTAAAGATTTCTGATATTTCCTGTGCGggtgcatgtgtgatgtgtgcaTGATTGACTACATATGTTGTCCTGATCTTATGTAACATATGTAATGCATTCCTTAGGCTTCTGACACCCCCTGGAACACCCCGTGTTCCTGCATTAGATGCTGCTGAGAAAGACCCATCCTCAACTGTGACTAAACGTACTGTTACCAGATCATACTCGACGATTAGAGCTTCGAAGGTTGGTACAATTACTTTTATTAGATGCCATATGTTTCTACATGCAACATGTTTCTTGATTCTTTATATAGGTGTCAAGATACCCTGTGAAGactatatatattttatattaCCAGTGGCATTTGAATTCTCTCAGGCCATATTAATGGTTTGTTTGCATAAGGAATAACAATGTACTGCCACATTCAAGTTGCATGCATCAAATTTACCTGCGGTGTCAAGTATATTATTCTATTGGTCTATATTATCGCCACATGCTTGTAACGATCTTTTATGCATGCTTTATGGAATATACAACTGCAAAGCTAGGAATTTCAACTACTGGGATTTCATATTTTATGGTGGATTTAAGAGTAATTTGTGTCTAGCTTCAAGAATTTGCTAGAATCATCTTCTGGACAGTCTTAGATAGTATGCATAAGAGTGACGATAAAATTCTTGTTCATCTGGGCATCCTGTTAAATTATAGTGGATGGTAGACGTGGGTATTGCAACATAGTACATTctttattttcaaaaatcacaTCTTGATGATTTGTCAATATTGCCAGAAAAGCTTTCCTTAGAAATGATCATTATTTGTGCAATTGGCAGAAATCGCTGTTCTTCTCATAGCGCGATGCTTATGCCTTGCTTAATAATTTGATACCCATATTTGAAAACTCTTAAATTATTGCACACATCTCTCTGATGTTAGTTGTACAACATGCAGTACATTTGCATCCACAGTATACTGGAATTTTCTTTTGAGAAACGAAAATTAAGTATCATGTAATTTAGAATGGCAAACTTGATAATCACACCATCTTCAGGCTAACTGTGAGAACATACTCAGCCAATGACTTGTTTCTTGAAACTTTCTCTACAGCTGCTCATATCATGGTGGATCATCATTATAGTTAATATAGCTTTGTATATGTTCATTGCAGCTTTCCTCTTCTGAACCAGAGAATAGACGTTCAACATTTTCCACTAGACCAGCACGAAGTAATTCTGTCTCCCACCCGGCAGTTCAATCTACTCTTATGTCTAGCAACAACAGATCATCAATCCTCAATGCAAACATTTCCTCTGTCAGTTCAAGACCTACAACCCCGAGCAAGCGGACTGCCACTATTACTGCATCAAAGCCATCTGTTCCATCTTCACGTCCAGTGCCAACACGGTCCTCTACACCTGTCAAGGCCCGTCCGTCTACACCAACTAAAACTCGTCCATCTACTCCAGTGAAAAATCATCCTTCTATGTCTAGCTCTATGGCCAACTCTACGGCTCCCAAGCCCACATCAGCACAaagctcaagatcatcaacTCCAACATCTCGGTCTCGAATATTGTCTACTTCATCTTCAAACACAACTAGTGCAGTGAGTTGTCCCAGCTCGTTCTCTGGTAAAATTCCTGCAAGAACTCGTACCAGTTCTTCATCAAGTACAGTTCCTTCATCGAGCCGTTCTAGCTCCCGGTCATCCACACCCACTCGTCAGCTTACCATGCGTTCGTCAACGCCATCTGTTGGTCGCTCACCTTCTGTTGGGCGGATTTCTGGCAGCAATAACTTGACTTCTAATGGCAGAGCCTTAGCCAGTAGTGGTCGGAGTTCAGCACCTTCGTCAGCACCATCATCCCGTCCAAGTTCCCCAAATACACGGCTACGAGCTCCAGTTCGCCCACTAGATATTCCAGATTTCCCAAGTGAAACTCCACCAAACTTAAGGACTAAACTGCCAGAAAGACCACTCTCTGCTGGTAGAGCACGACCAGGTATGTCTTTGGGGGTCAGATCAACCCTGAATGCTGAACCAGTTCCCACAGCTCCTGTAAAAAAGATGTCTGTGCCTGCTATCACTCGAAGTAAGTTCTCTGATACCCAATCAAAGACATCTACCAATGGACACCAAAGCAGGCAGAGCGAAAGATCTTTTTTGGAAGGTCAAACGACTAGAACCTCGCGGTCTGTCACAGCAGCAGACAATGGATTCGGTAGGACAATATCGAGGAAGTCACTTGACATGGCTATCAGGCACATGGTACGTTCACCCCTCATATTTATGTTGAATTCAATTCAACAAGGTCTTATGTGTTTCTACCTGTCACTTTATCAGAAAAGGAGAGAAGTAGTTCTCATCTGCTTTCAGTTAAGATTGCAACCATCACGTTACTGACTGAAAGTAATTTTCATATTATGCctatttaaaaattaaaatagtaaATTTGAATGCTTTAAAGAATTTGATATCTCTTGAAAgatgttattttttttaaaaaaccatGAATTTGTAAGTTTTACGTCTTGGATCTGCTGTTGGTAAGTTCCTCTTGTTACTTTGAGTTTCGTAAGTTTGCTCCTTTTTAGGTTGTTGTGATTTTAAGTAACAGTTTTGTTGCTTAGAAGAAACGGACTGACTCATATTTATTACAGGACATTCGACAAAACTTGGGTGGCATCCGTGGTGCATCTCTTTTTCCTCATAGCATTCGCTCTACTACTACCAAGGGCCGACCAGCTCGAGCATCAGACCCAGGCCATTCTATCACAAATGGTGACCGATGTATCGCTGATAATGGCAGCAGCAATGGGCACTTCTCTGGAGATTCTAGCAGTGCTCTTTCACACAATGGTGGGAGCTCAATTGGTTCCCCTGATAGGGAAAGTACTGGACCAAAAGAGGTTTTGAGTGAACTGGATATATATGCCAATTCACGATATGAGGCGATGTTGCTGAAGGAGGACACCAAGAACATGAGTTGGTTGCATAGCGTGGACGACAAGTCTGACCAGAGCCCAGTGTTTGATCACAGGTTCGAGCCGCTTCCTGAGCCATTCGGTCCGCTATGAACCGTTTACAACCCGTAAAGATACTTCATTGTTCTGTTCTTCCCTAGATATTGCAAACCGTATGCTGCTATCTGTTTCTGTTTTGTCTCCTACTTCCCCCATCTTTTCATAGATCTGCTAGAACAGATAAAGATTGTGGGGTTTGTACCTTGCACTCGTACTCCTTTGATAGCTTGAGTCTCCATCTTGAGCGATTTTTGTACTGGAAATCCAATGTATGGGACAATATATACTCAATTTACAACCTTGACATCTTTATGATGTATAAGTTTCAACTGTTCACGGTATGATGATGCAAACCACTTTGTTCCTTTCTTTGCATTGATTTACAATTGGGTTATTTTTAGAGGTCCTTGCCCTTCGCTTCCTCTCCCGCAT contains:
- the LOC120708479 gene encoding mucin-5AC-like isoform X2; its protein translation is MEDLLDTEIGKNDYDWLLTPPGTPRVPALDAAEKDPSSTVTKRTVTRSYSTIRASKYICINISSVSSRPTTPSKRTATITASKPSVPSSRPVPTRSSTPVKARPSTPTKTRPSTPVKNHPSMSSSMANSTAPKPTSAQSSRSSTPTSRSRILSTSSSNTTSAVSCPSSFSGKIPARTRTSSSSSTVPSSSRSSSRSSTPTRQLTMRSSTPSVGRSPSVGRISGSNNLTSNGRALASSGRSSAPSSAPSSRPSSPNTRLRAPVRPLDIPDFPSETPPNLRTKLPERPLSAGRARPGMSLGVRSTLNAEPVPTAPVKKMSVPAITRSKFSDTQSKTSTNGHQSRQSERSFLEGQTTRTSRSVTAADNGFGRTISRKSLDMAIRHMDIRQNLGGIRGASLFPHSIRSTTTKGRPARASDPGHSITNGDRCIADNGSSNGHFSGDSSSALSHNGGSSIGSPDRESTGPKEVLSELDIYANSRYEAMLLKEDTKNMSWLHSVDDKSDQSPVFDHRFEPLPEPFGPL
- the LOC120708479 gene encoding cell wall protein RBR3-like isoform X1 — its product is MEDLLDTEIGKNDYDWLLTPPGTPRVPALDAAEKDPSSTVTKRTVTRSYSTIRASKLSSSEPENRRSTFSTRPARSNSVSHPAVQSTLMSSNNRSSILNANISSVSSRPTTPSKRTATITASKPSVPSSRPVPTRSSTPVKARPSTPTKTRPSTPVKNHPSMSSSMANSTAPKPTSAQSSRSSTPTSRSRILSTSSSNTTSAVSCPSSFSGKIPARTRTSSSSSTVPSSSRSSSRSSTPTRQLTMRSSTPSVGRSPSVGRISGSNNLTSNGRALASSGRSSAPSSAPSSRPSSPNTRLRAPVRPLDIPDFPSETPPNLRTKLPERPLSAGRARPGMSLGVRSTLNAEPVPTAPVKKMSVPAITRSKFSDTQSKTSTNGHQSRQSERSFLEGQTTRTSRSVTAADNGFGRTISRKSLDMAIRHMDIRQNLGGIRGASLFPHSIRSTTTKGRPARASDPGHSITNGDRCIADNGSSNGHFSGDSSSALSHNGGSSIGSPDRESTGPKEVLSELDIYANSRYEAMLLKEDTKNMSWLHSVDDKSDQSPVFDHRFEPLPEPFGPL